The Candidatus Binatus sp. genome has a segment encoding these proteins:
- a CDS encoding thymidylate kinase, with amino-acid sequence MESRPPQAKNWYGHGLPYIAKKRLPGHLIAIEGTDGVGRSTQIQLLRPWLELEGYAVSNTGWTRSPLLSETINEAKAGHQLTVTTFSLLYAADFADRLEHEILPALQAGFIVIADRYMYTAFARNTVMGANPAWTRDVFGMALVPDLVLYLDIDVETLIPRVIMGKGMDYWESGMHLALGSDLFDSFERYQSRLIEEYRRLADEFGFITVDARAPADEVQAELRRHIAEYLRGAAVGPAAEPATAESANGPSTRKE; translated from the coding sequence ATGGAATCGCGCCCGCCACAAGCTAAGAACTGGTACGGCCACGGCCTGCCGTACATCGCGAAGAAGCGCCTGCCGGGGCATCTGATCGCGATCGAGGGCACCGACGGCGTCGGACGCTCGACACAAATCCAGTTGCTGCGGCCGTGGCTCGAACTCGAGGGCTACGCGGTCAGCAACACCGGATGGACGCGGTCGCCGCTGCTCTCCGAGACGATCAACGAAGCGAAGGCGGGTCATCAATTGACGGTGACGACTTTCAGCCTGCTCTATGCGGCGGATTTTGCCGATCGCCTCGAGCACGAGATTCTGCCTGCGCTGCAAGCGGGGTTTATCGTGATCGCGGATCGCTACATGTACACCGCGTTTGCGCGCAACACGGTGATGGGCGCGAATCCCGCGTGGACGCGCGACGTGTTCGGCATGGCGCTGGTGCCCGACCTGGTGCTCTACCTCGATATCGACGTCGAGACGCTGATCCCGCGCGTGATCATGGGCAAGGGCATGGACTACTGGGAATCGGGGATGCATCTCGCGCTCGGCAGCGATCTGTTCGACTCATTCGAGCGCTACCAGAGCCGGCTGATCGAAGAGTATCGGCGGCTGGCAGACGAGTTCGGCTTCATCACGGTTGATGCGCGCGCGCCAGCCGACGAGGTTCAGGCGGAACTGCGCCGGCATATCGCGGAATACCTGCGCGGCGCAGCGGTCGGGCCAGCGGCGGAGCCAGCCACGGCTGAGAGCGCGAATGGTCCATCGACGCGCAAGGAATAG
- a CDS encoding thymidylate kinase, giving the protein MREKDRPVIETAGPAGGAAAIAAIEPSANGHPSAPAAEAKPAAKSLLDTPHPYPGRLIAVEGIDGSGKSTQLLLLERWLRSRGYPVHFTEWNSSRLVRHSMQRGKKKNLLTPTTFSLLHAVDFADRFTYQILPPLKAGMIVLADRYVYTAFARDVARGVHPDWVRAVYSGALRPDLTLYFRVPIDVSLERLLSGRAKLKYHEAGMDVGLSTDPVESFRLFQSRVLTIYDQLTFEFGMRSIDATAEIPAQQKIVRTMVQEILRDYDRQRARGNHGIAPATS; this is encoded by the coding sequence ATGCGAGAGAAGGACCGACCTGTTATCGAGACTGCTGGACCGGCAGGTGGTGCTGCAGCGATAGCGGCGATCGAGCCGTCGGCCAACGGTCACCCGAGCGCGCCCGCAGCCGAGGCCAAGCCCGCGGCGAAGAGCCTGCTCGACACGCCGCATCCGTATCCCGGGCGGCTGATCGCGGTCGAGGGAATCGACGGCTCGGGCAAATCGACGCAACTGCTGCTGCTCGAACGATGGCTCCGGTCGCGCGGCTATCCGGTGCATTTTACGGAGTGGAATTCGTCGCGGCTGGTGCGCCACTCGATGCAGCGCGGCAAGAAAAAGAACCTGCTGACGCCGACCACGTTCAGCCTGCTGCACGCGGTGGATTTCGCGGATCGATTTACCTACCAGATTTTGCCGCCGCTCAAGGCCGGCATGATCGTGCTCGCGGATCGATACGTGTACACGGCGTTTGCGCGCGACGTGGCGCGCGGGGTGCATCCCGACTGGGTGCGGGCGGTGTACAGCGGCGCGCTGCGACCCGATCTCACGTTGTACTTCAGGGTGCCGATCGACGTGTCGCTGGAGCGATTGCTCTCGGGCCGCGCCAAGCTGAAGTATCACGAGGCCGGGATGGACGTGGGACTGTCCACCGATCCGGTCGAGAGTTTCCGGCTGTTTCAAAGCCGGGTGCTAACGATCTACGATCAGCTTACGTTTGAATTTGGCATGCGTTCGATCGACGCGACTGCGGAAATTCCGGCGCAGCAAAAAATCGTGCGCACGATGGTGCAGGAAATTCTGCGCGACTACGATCGGCAACGCGCCCGCGGCAATCATGGAATCGCGCCCGCCACAAGCTAA
- a CDS encoding Ppx/GppA phosphatase family protein produces MRLAAIDVGSNSVHMLVAEVSREGHIEVVDRVKEMVRLGRRSFTTGRLTPEAMDLAVRALVNFKRLARMRKVDRLRAVATSAVREARNRADFIARIKRETGLTVEIISGLDEARLIFQAAHHALGLDGGPHLLVDVGGGSVELVLVRDGRPLWMRSVKLGVARLAERFFGDDPPTRAQLARLEAHLEREIGTLMRATRKAGVVRAVGTSGTINTLVAMARAARGEELGRLHGASASAGEIAELKRDLVEANAAMRVELPGMDAKRADLMPAAATLVNYVMRKSGAPELVACTWALREGVLLGLARGIDSHSASDSRRRSVNALSSRFAGANKHGKQVAKLALTLFDATAPVLGLPKASRELLEFAALLHDIGHAIDHDRHNRHSYYLIRNAELFGFDPDEIEVIAQAARGHRKQAPKLDSPDLKALNPARRRVVRGLAAILRVADALDRTHFGVVKDIGVSYSPGRVIIGVDSGNEKADLELWTCERRTDLLSRLLDRQVVLQR; encoded by the coding sequence ATGCGTCTTGCTGCGATCGACGTCGGTTCAAATTCGGTTCATATGCTGGTCGCCGAGGTGTCGCGCGAAGGGCATATCGAAGTCGTCGATCGGGTGAAGGAGATGGTGCGGCTGGGGCGGCGCTCATTCACCACGGGGCGGCTGACGCCGGAAGCGATGGATCTGGCGGTGCGCGCGCTGGTGAACTTCAAGCGGCTCGCGCGCATGCGCAAGGTGGATCGGCTGCGGGCGGTGGCGACCAGCGCAGTGCGCGAGGCGCGCAATCGCGCGGATTTTATCGCGCGCATCAAGCGCGAGACCGGACTGACGGTCGAGATCATTTCGGGACTCGACGAAGCGCGGCTGATTTTTCAGGCGGCGCATCATGCGCTCGGGCTCGACGGCGGGCCGCATCTGCTGGTCGATGTGGGCGGCGGCAGCGTGGAGTTGGTGCTGGTGCGCGACGGGCGCCCGCTGTGGATGCGCAGCGTGAAGCTGGGGGTGGCGCGGCTCGCGGAGCGATTCTTCGGCGACGATCCGCCAACTCGCGCACAACTCGCGCGGCTGGAAGCGCATCTCGAGCGCGAGATCGGCACGCTGATGCGCGCGACGCGCAAGGCCGGCGTGGTGCGCGCGGTGGGAACGTCGGGGACGATCAACACGCTGGTCGCGATGGCGCGTGCGGCGCGCGGCGAGGAGCTCGGACGGCTGCATGGCGCGAGCGCGTCGGCGGGCGAGATCGCGGAGCTGAAGCGCGACCTGGTCGAGGCGAATGCCGCGATGCGCGTCGAGTTGCCGGGGATGGATGCGAAGCGCGCGGACCTGATGCCGGCGGCGGCGACGCTGGTGAACTACGTGATGCGGAAATCGGGGGCGCCGGAGCTGGTGGCGTGCACATGGGCGCTGCGCGAGGGGGTGCTGCTGGGACTCGCGCGCGGGATCGATTCGCACTCGGCGAGCGATTCGCGGCGGAGATCGGTGAATGCATTGTCGTCGCGATTCGCGGGCGCCAACAAGCACGGCAAGCAAGTCGCGAAGCTGGCGCTGACGCTGTTCGACGCGACCGCGCCGGTGCTGGGATTGCCGAAAGCCTCGCGGGAACTACTCGAATTTGCGGCGCTTTTGCACGATATCGGGCATGCCATTGATCACGATCGGCACAATCGCCATTCTTACTACTTGATCCGCAACGCGGAATTATTCGGCTTCGATCCGGACGAAATCGAAGTGATCGCGCAAGCCGCGCGGGGTCATCGCAAGCAAGCGCCGAAGCTCGATTCGCCCGACTTGAAGGCGCTGAATCCCGCGCGACGCCGCGTGGTGCGAGGTCTGGCCGCGATTCTTCGAGTCGCCGACGCGCTGGATCGGACGCACTTCGGCGTGGTTAAGGATATTGGGGTGAGCTACTCGCCCGGGCGCGTGATTATCGGAGTCGATTCGGGAAACGAAAAGGCGGACCTCGAGCTATGGACATGCGAGAGAAGGACCGACCTGTTATCGAGACTGCTGGACCGGCAGGTGGTGCTGCAGCGATAG
- a CDS encoding DHA2 family efflux MFS transporter permease subunit: MKPFAYDDRIGAPNRAWYWYLPLAAAAPTTIETVEYGTSRHKWLIALAVMLGTTLEVLDTSIVNVALPHMQGSFSASVDEIAWVLTSYLVANGIMIPMTGWISSRFGRKRYFLTSVAVFVVASGFCGAARSLDQMVLFRLIQGAAGAAMVPSSQAILIETFPPNEQQMAMATWGMGLMVAPIMGPTLGGWITDNWNWRWNFFINLPIGAAAFLMVTTFVHDPAYLQKRRAKGGKTDYTGIILLVVGLGVAQLVLDRGQRADWFNSPWILWGAVFAAICLIGLTINELHFPEPILDLSILGIPVFTMSVLLMVAMSFALYGTGLLNPIFLQELMGYTAWRAGLVLAPRGIGTMAAMLMVGQLARFRYDTRPLIGVGFLLMAVSLWTMSGWNTQVSTWTVTWPSLVMGVGMGMIFPTLSATTLSCVSRERVGYAASLYNMMRNTGAAIGISYMTTVLVNHEQTHQSYLAEHFSVFDAWKMSNAARFAPGSHGFDYSAQIIGGQKQGLGIVYGMIQRQAAMLSFNDIYRALAIVMMLLIPVFLFLRKPQSGASSTAH; this comes from the coding sequence ATGAAACCATTCGCGTATGATGATCGTATCGGCGCGCCGAATCGCGCCTGGTACTGGTATCTCCCCTTGGCTGCCGCAGCTCCAACCACGATTGAAACCGTCGAATACGGCACCTCCCGCCATAAGTGGCTGATCGCGCTCGCCGTGATGCTCGGCACGACGCTCGAAGTGCTCGACACCTCGATCGTCAACGTCGCGCTGCCGCACATGCAGGGCAGCTTCTCCGCCAGCGTCGATGAAATCGCGTGGGTGCTGACGAGCTATCTCGTCGCCAACGGCATCATGATTCCGATGACCGGATGGATCTCCTCGCGCTTCGGCCGCAAGCGATACTTCCTCACCTCGGTCGCCGTGTTCGTGGTCGCCTCGGGCTTCTGCGGCGCGGCGCGTTCGCTCGATCAGATGGTGCTCTTCCGCCTGATCCAGGGCGCGGCCGGCGCCGCGATGGTTCCGTCGTCGCAGGCAATCCTGATCGAAACCTTCCCGCCCAACGAGCAACAGATGGCGATGGCGACCTGGGGGATGGGCCTGATGGTCGCGCCGATCATGGGCCCCACGCTCGGCGGATGGATCACCGACAACTGGAATTGGCGCTGGAATTTTTTCATCAACCTCCCGATCGGCGCCGCCGCCTTCCTGATGGTCACCACCTTCGTTCACGATCCCGCCTACTTGCAGAAGCGCCGCGCCAAAGGCGGCAAGACCGACTACACCGGCATCATCCTGCTCGTCGTCGGACTCGGCGTGGCGCAACTCGTCCTCGATCGCGGCCAGCGCGCCGATTGGTTCAACTCGCCGTGGATCCTGTGGGGCGCCGTCTTCGCCGCGATTTGCCTGATCGGCTTGACCATCAACGAATTGCATTTTCCCGAGCCGATTCTCGATTTGTCGATCCTCGGAATTCCGGTCTTTACGATGTCCGTGCTGTTGATGGTCGCAATGAGCTTCGCACTGTACGGCACCGGCCTGCTAAATCCGATTTTTTTGCAAGAGTTGATGGGTTATACCGCTTGGCGAGCTGGTTTAGTCCTCGCTCCGCGCGGAATTGGCACGATGGCCGCCATGCTGATGGTCGGACAACTCGCGCGTTTTCGCTATGACACCCGCCCACTGATCGGCGTCGGCTTCCTTCTGATGGCGGTTTCCTTGTGGACGATGTCCGGCTGGAACACCCAGGTCAGCACCTGGACCGTCACCTGGCCAAGCCTCGTGATGGGCGTCGGCATGGGCATGATCTTTCCAACACTCTCGGCGACCACTCTCTCATGCGTGAGCCGCGAGCGCGTCGGTTATGCCGCCAGCCTCTACAACATGATGCGCAATACGGGCGCCGCGATCGGCATCTCCTACATGACGACCGTGCTGGTGAATCACGAACAGACCCATCAGTCATACCTCGCCGAACATTTTTCGGTGTTCGACGCGTGGAAGATGAGCAACGCCGCGCGGTTCGCTCCCGGCAGTCACGGATTTGACTACTCGGCGCAGATTATCGGCGGTCAAAAGCAAGGCTTGGGGATCGTCTATGGAATGATCCAGCGCCAGGCCGCGATGCTTTCCTTCAACGACATCTATCGCGCCCTCGCGATCGTCATGATGCTGCTGATTCCGGTTTTCTTGTTCCTGCGCAAGCCTCAGTCCGGCGCCTCCTCCACCGCCCACTAA
- a CDS encoding pyridoxamine 5'-phosphate oxidase family protein — protein sequence MATWSDFENAEPEMAEAGKKLLYQFGVGLAFLATVRKDGAPRLHPICPTVVNGRLYALIVDSHKRNDLRRDGRYALHTFPPVDVDDEFLVMGRAKLIEDPEVAEMVRKDQVARGMTSTNDELAFEFGIERAMHAKYPGGHGTWPPKYSIWKER from the coding sequence ATGGCTACCTGGAGCGATTTCGAAAACGCCGAGCCAGAAATGGCCGAGGCGGGGAAGAAACTGCTGTACCAGTTTGGCGTCGGGCTGGCCTTTCTGGCGACGGTGCGGAAGGATGGCGCGCCGCGATTGCATCCGATTTGTCCGACCGTCGTGAACGGCCGCCTCTATGCGCTGATTGTTGATTCGCACAAGCGCAACGATTTGCGCCGGGACGGCCGCTACGCGCTGCATACGTTTCCACCGGTTGACGTCGATGACGAGTTCCTCGTGATGGGGCGCGCGAAGTTGATCGAAGATCCTGAGGTTGCCGAAATGGTGCGCAAGGACCAGGTCGCGCGCGGGATGACCAGCACCAATGACGAACTTGCATTCGAGTTTGGAATCGAACGCGCGATGCATGCGAAGTATCCGGGCGGTCACGGCACCTGGCCGCCGAAGTACTCGATCTGGAAAGAGCGCTAA
- a CDS encoding deoxynucleoside kinase — MRSRGYIAVEGPIGVGKTSLAQALSRELKARLILEDADNNPFLARFYQDPDKYAFPAQLYFLLTRHHQQRELLQQDLFAPATVADYLFAKDRIFATMNLAPDELKLYDGVYKLLDAEMKKPDLVVYVRATIEVLGERLRKRNRDFERHISFEYLERVSVAYRDFFFYYDEAPLLVVDTSEIDFVANPEDLASLIREIDDAGPGTQYFVPRKS; from the coding sequence ATGCGCTCGCGCGGCTATATCGCAGTCGAAGGTCCCATCGGAGTCGGCAAGACCAGCCTCGCGCAGGCACTCAGCCGCGAGCTCAAGGCGCGCCTGATTCTCGAGGATGCGGACAACAATCCGTTCCTCGCGCGCTTCTACCAGGATCCCGACAAGTACGCGTTCCCGGCGCAGCTTTATTTCCTGCTGACGCGGCATCATCAGCAGCGCGAACTGCTGCAGCAGGATCTATTCGCGCCCGCAACCGTCGCCGACTATCTCTTTGCCAAGGATCGAATCTTCGCGACCATGAATCTCGCGCCCGACGAGCTGAAGCTCTACGACGGCGTTTACAAATTGCTCGACGCCGAGATGAAAAAGCCGGACCTTGTGGTGTACGTGCGCGCTACGATCGAGGTTCTGGGCGAGCGGCTCCGCAAGCGCAATCGCGATTTCGAGCGGCACATCAGTTTCGAGTATCTCGAGCGCGTCTCGGTGGCGTATCGCGATTTCTTTTTCTACTACGACGAAGCGCCGCTGCTGGTGGTCGATACTTCGGAGATCGATTTCGTCGCGAATCCCGAGGACCTCGCCAGCCTGATCCGCGAGATCGACGATGCTGGCCCCGGCACTCAATACTTCGTCCCGCGCAAGAGCTGA
- a CDS encoding lipopolysaccharide assembly protein LapB, producing MRTAISRALILSLLIAIPVVTGCQSEGKKHLYKAEDLFEKRDLEGAKKELELSIKADPNDVDAHKSLAHIDEALGDQEGAAREYTAASMLDPTDQKLMDKTRLYKQLQDLANSSGKALDEIKAGKTEDGLRQLKDILLQTRIKAAREKALTALSDALPEIEKQGDQQLQEKKYAAAMNTYDQGVRAAMLLAQAHKNPDLGPQGNSLMHKINDAAKAAGTPDATFKLLNDVIGAYPDDKAANMELAQVYLRKSPPDYDTAADLEERANAPDDEVRKLRDEAKKHRKK from the coding sequence GTCCGAGGGCAAGAAGCATCTCTACAAGGCGGAGGATTTGTTCGAAAAGCGCGATCTCGAAGGCGCGAAAAAGGAACTCGAACTTTCCATCAAGGCCGATCCGAACGACGTCGATGCGCACAAGTCGCTCGCGCATATCGATGAAGCGCTCGGCGATCAGGAAGGCGCCGCGCGCGAATACACGGCTGCCTCGATGCTCGATCCCACCGATCAGAAGCTGATGGACAAGACGCGGCTCTACAAACAACTGCAGGACCTGGCCAACTCGTCCGGCAAGGCGCTCGACGAGATCAAGGCCGGCAAGACCGAAGACGGGCTCCGCCAACTAAAGGACATCCTTTTGCAGACGCGTATCAAGGCGGCGCGCGAAAAGGCTCTGACCGCGCTCAGCGACGCGCTTCCCGAGATCGAAAAGCAAGGCGACCAACAGTTGCAGGAAAAGAAATACGCCGCGGCGATGAACACTTACGATCAGGGCGTGCGGGCCGCGATGCTGCTCGCGCAGGCGCACAAAAATCCGGACCTCGGTCCGCAGGGCAACTCGCTGATGCATAAAATCAACGATGCCGCCAAAGCCGCGGGCACTCCGGACGCGACCTTCAAGCTGCTGAACGACGTGATCGGCGCATATCCGGACGACAAGGCCGCCAACATGGAACTCGCGCAGGTCTATCTGCGCAAGTCGCCGCCCGACTACGACACCGCCGCCGACCTGGAAGAGCGCGCCAACGCGCCCGACGACGAAGTCCGCAAGCTGCGCGACGAAGCGAAGAAGCATCGCAAGAAATGA